One segment of Streptomyces roseifaciens DNA contains the following:
- a CDS encoding putative bifunctional diguanylate cyclase/phosphodiesterase — translation MDPAAADGGAVSAPGAALSRPSGGSGPVSQLLLALVCGGYATGAAFGWGSSELASAMGDFGLGGAAVLAAVSCFWYGRTHRTRFRLAWFLFAASSAMAGLGNVVWGWYEVVMDARVPTPSVADFCFLLFAPPAIIGLLVLARRPVTRAGWVCLALDAWLTGGSLLTLSWSLALAHTAHFEGESVAHAALSLAYPLLDIALVSMVLALHFRRSTANRSAINTAIAALALTVLCDALFTSPLLRSHYRSGQILDAGWFAGYMLMAYAPWVAREDGDDAAPPRSAQHPHHPSRPIAGSLAALTPYLAAAVCTLGILYNVLDGHQVDKVVLFTGCTVVLALVIRQGIMLLDNISLTQELAQKENHFRSLVQGSSDVIMIAAPTGILRYVSPAAAGVYGREAEDLVGSELASLIHPEDLGRVVHEVRRFLAAPPAEEPTTRIECRFRSGGGEWLNVESTVNRHHGGLIFNSRDVTERVRLQAQLQHTAEHDPLTDLPNRALFTKRVQQALTGRRATDAGTAVLFIDLDGFKAVNDSVGHQAGDELLVQAARRLQDSVRAGDSTARFGGDEFAALIIGDGTRDPAAREYRIHEIADRLRITLSQPYRVEGGTEVRVAASIGVAFAEPGITPGELMRNADLAMYRAKQAGKGRVELYAPQMQADVVRRAELATRLRTALHEGEFALLHQPVVDLGTGTVTAVAAQPRWRSAQGILFTPAEYLRVAENDRGDEAARIAELGRWTVEKAVEQAAQRCRAGHPVPVYVRLSAARLMDRSLPAKNLEGLLIRHGLPSGALVLELSGSDPRVPLDELERRLAALRRMGVRIALDGFGSGYAAISALRRLPIDTLKLDRGLVDGVVESARLHKITAGLLRIATDLGMQSVADGVDVPEQALALRAMGCTHALGAAFAGPLDEHRLRHALNLGAYPVPGAPVDGAKAWVGGGALPAGAVPSATRSGSAGGAGSLAHAPLRSNNETPVPPT, via the coding sequence ATGGATCCCGCTGCTGCGGACGGCGGCGCGGTGAGCGCCCCAGGGGCGGCCCTGTCCCGCCCGTCCGGCGGCTCGGGCCCGGTCTCCCAGCTGCTGCTGGCCCTCGTCTGCGGCGGCTATGCCACGGGCGCGGCCTTCGGCTGGGGATCGAGCGAGCTCGCCTCCGCCATGGGCGACTTCGGCCTCGGCGGCGCGGCCGTCCTCGCCGCCGTCTCCTGCTTCTGGTACGGGCGCACGCACCGCACCCGGTTCCGGCTCGCCTGGTTCCTCTTCGCCGCGTCCTCGGCCATGGCCGGCCTCGGCAACGTTGTCTGGGGCTGGTACGAGGTCGTCATGGACGCCCGCGTCCCGACGCCCTCCGTGGCCGACTTCTGCTTCCTGCTCTTCGCGCCGCCGGCCATCATCGGCCTGCTGGTCCTCGCCCGCCGCCCCGTCACCCGGGCCGGCTGGGTGTGCCTGGCCCTCGACGCCTGGCTCACCGGCGGTTCGCTGCTCACGCTCTCCTGGAGCCTCGCGCTCGCGCACACCGCCCACTTCGAGGGCGAGAGCGTCGCCCACGCCGCGCTCTCCCTGGCCTATCCGCTGCTGGACATCGCCCTGGTGTCCATGGTGCTGGCCCTGCACTTCCGGCGCTCGACAGCCAACCGCTCGGCCATCAACACCGCCATCGCGGCCCTCGCCCTGACGGTCCTGTGCGACGCCCTGTTCACCTCGCCGCTGCTGCGCTCGCACTACCGCTCGGGCCAGATCCTCGACGCCGGCTGGTTCGCGGGCTACATGCTCATGGCGTACGCCCCCTGGGTCGCGCGCGAGGACGGCGACGACGCCGCCCCGCCCCGCTCGGCCCAGCACCCGCACCACCCCAGCCGTCCCATCGCCGGCTCCCTCGCGGCCCTCACGCCGTACCTGGCCGCAGCCGTGTGCACCCTGGGCATCCTCTACAACGTCCTGGACGGCCACCAGGTCGACAAAGTCGTCCTGTTCACCGGCTGCACGGTCGTCCTGGCCCTGGTGATCCGCCAGGGCATCATGCTGCTGGACAACATCTCCCTCACCCAGGAACTGGCCCAGAAGGAGAACCACTTCCGCTCCCTCGTCCAGGGCTCCAGCGACGTGATCATGATCGCCGCGCCCACGGGCATACTGCGCTACGTCAGCCCGGCCGCCGCCGGGGTCTACGGGCGCGAGGCCGAAGACCTCGTCGGCTCCGAGCTGGCCTCGCTGATCCACCCGGAGGACCTGGGCAGAGTCGTCCACGAGGTGCGCCGCTTCCTCGCGGCGCCGCCCGCCGAGGAGCCCACGACCCGCATCGAGTGCCGCTTCCGCTCCGGCGGCGGCGAGTGGCTCAACGTCGAGTCCACCGTCAACCGCCACCACGGCGGCCTGATCTTCAACAGCCGCGACGTCACCGAGCGCGTCCGCCTCCAGGCCCAGCTCCAGCACACGGCCGAGCACGACCCGCTCACCGACCTGCCCAACCGCGCCCTGTTCACCAAGCGCGTCCAGCAGGCCCTCACCGGCCGCAGAGCGACCGACGCGGGCACCGCCGTGCTCTTCATCGACCTCGACGGCTTCAAGGCGGTGAACGACAGCGTCGGCCACCAAGCCGGCGACGAGCTGCTCGTCCAGGCGGCCCGTCGCCTCCAGGACTCCGTCCGCGCGGGCGACTCCACGGCCCGCTTCGGAGGCGACGAGTTCGCGGCGCTGATCATCGGTGACGGCACCCGTGACCCCGCCGCCCGGGAGTACCGCATCCACGAGATCGCCGACCGGCTGCGGATCACCCTCTCCCAGCCCTACCGCGTGGAAGGAGGCACCGAGGTCCGCGTCGCCGCCAGCATCGGCGTGGCCTTCGCCGAGCCCGGCATCACCCCGGGCGAGCTGATGCGCAACGCCGACCTCGCGATGTACCGCGCCAAGCAGGCCGGCAAGGGGCGCGTGGAGCTCTACGCACCGCAGATGCAGGCCGACGTGGTCCGCCGCGCCGAGCTCGCCACCCGGCTGCGCACCGCCCTGCACGAGGGCGAGTTCGCCCTGCTGCACCAGCCCGTCGTCGACCTGGGCACGGGCACGGTCACCGCGGTGGCCGCCCAGCCCCGCTGGCGCTCCGCCCAGGGAATACTGTTCACTCCTGCGGAGTATCTCCGCGTGGCCGAGAACGACCGGGGCGACGAGGCCGCCCGCATCGCCGAGCTGGGCCGCTGGACGGTGGAGAAGGCCGTCGAGCAGGCCGCCCAGCGCTGCCGCGCGGGCCACCCCGTGCCCGTGTACGTCCGGCTGTCGGCCGCCCGGCTGATGGACAGGTCGCTGCCCGCCAAGAACCTGGAGGGGCTGCTGATCCGCCACGGGCTGCCCTCCGGCGCGCTCGTCCTGGAGCTGTCCGGAAGCGACCCCCGGGTGCCCCTGGACGAGCTGGAGCGGCGCCTGGCCGCCCTGCGCCGGATGGGGGTGCGGATCGCCCTCGACGGCTTCGGCAGCGGCTATGCCGCCATCAGCGCCCTGCGCCGGCTGCCCATCGACACCCTCAAGCTCGACCGGGGGCTGGTCGACGGCGTGGTGGAGTCCGCCCGGCTGCACAAGATCACCGCCGGGCTGCTGAGGATCGCCACCGACCTGGGCATGCAGTCCGTCGCCGACGGGGTCGACGTGCCCGAGCAGGCGCTCGCCCTGCGCGCCATGGGCTGCACCCATGCCCTGGGCGCCGCCTTCGCCGGGCCGCTCGACGAGCACCGCCTGCGGCACGCGCTGAACCTCGGGGCCTACCCCGTCCCCGGCGCGCCGGTGGATGGCGCAAAAGCGTGGGTCGGAGGCGGCGCCCTGCCCGCAGGAGCAGTACCGTCCGCTACGCGATCCGGGTCCGCGGGGGGCGCCGGATCACTCGCCCATGCTCCATTGCGCTCAAATAATGAGACGCCCGTCCCACCCACTTGA